A part of Salvelinus alpinus chromosome 23, SLU_Salpinus.1, whole genome shotgun sequence genomic DNA contains:
- the LOC139550344 gene encoding uncharacterized protein: MVGRGILGCFILCLSLASVCAVRGTLKSIDDLRDIEFGHTSPRHGLMLLHWLANNIHIDNNGNMRLNFNPTRGDYGFHLYGNRPCSLPILLPGSGRYYSLGNMNSIDSMMALPDCVTQSFYNSRGPENNRDRVILRVREEESNPFIADEVYVTQHYPPNENRGSAYDPDNTYRVNVSLLRQIQSLPTIDQIEIPRIYNVEINHNSLQSLENIWGHTPGLALLLAIVLYFTRPKTLLFKEQSLRLTSQPQSGMDNPRVEDDNTLIKLEVKTTDRGKARIIWSGIPKRLLDQGVMVVLHRNNNSDSKSELDRSSVGGQASGSYNTSVPLNPGLQVRLHKEVNNWWTYLGFGSTIGEEIWKGSEFHNANREIPVDIIGCDASLQLFVKDGKACARLYVKKSFTAWKKTFINSWVGFYSSEGTLDHKTWQWAVKFSEESRSDLEEISEYDVYVYKSRMTMSPGVQARFILEKSGGEKARTPPWERLVQR; the protein is encoded by the coding sequence ATGGTTGGAAGGGGCATCCTGGGTTGTTTCATCTTGTGTCTGTCTCTGGCCTCAGTATGCGCTGTCAGAGGAACCCTTAAATCAATAGATGATCTCAGAGACATAGAGTTTGGTCACACCTCTCCTCGACACGGCCTCATGCTGCTCCACTGGCTAGCCAACAACATTCACATTGACAACAACGGCAACATGAGACTCAATTTCAACCCAACCAGGGGAGACTATGGCTTTCATTTATATGGAAACAGACCCTGTTCATTACCTATTCTGCTTCCTGGAAGCGGAAGATACTACTCACTAGGGAATATGAACAGTATTGACTCAATGATGGCACTTCCTGATTGTGTCACGCAAAGTTTCTACAACTCAAGGGGACCTGagaacaacagggacagggtcaTACTCAGAGTTAGGGAGGAAGAGTCCAATCCGTTCATTGCAGATGAGGTCTATGTCACACAGCACTATCCACCAAATGAAAACAGAGGAAGTGCATATGATCCAGACAATACATATCGTGTCAATGTCAGCCTCCTTAGACAAATCCAAAGTCTACCAACCATTGACCAAATTGAGATTCCACGTATATATAATGTAGAGATCAACCACAACAGTCTGCAGAGTCTGGAAAACATCTGGGGACACACACCTGGTCTGGCACTTCTTCTGGCTATTGTATTGTACTTTACACGTCCCAAAACCTTGTTATTTAAGGAGCAATCTCTTCGTTTAACATCTCAACCCCAGAGTGGCATGGATAACCCCAGAGTGGAGGACGATAATACATTGATTAAGCTTGAGGTGAAAACCACAGATAGAGGAAAAGCCAGGATCATCTGGAGTGGGATCCCCAAGAGGCTATTAGACCAGGGTGTAATGGTGGTTCTTCATAGGAACAATAACAGTGACAGTAAGAGCGAGCTGGACAGATCATCAGTCGGGGGCCAAGCCTCTGGGAGCTATAACACCTCAGTACCCCTTAACCCTGGTCTCCAGGTCAGGCTCCATAAGGAGGTAAACAATTGGTGGACTTACTTGGGGTTTGGGTCCACAATCGGAGAGGAGATCTGGAAAGGTTCTGAGTTTCACAATGCCAACCGAGAGATTCCTGTTGATATTATCGGCTGTGATGCCAGTCTGCAGCTCTTTGTAAAGGATGGAAAGGCCTGCGCTCGTCTGTACGTAAAGAAATCCTTCACTGCCTGGAAGAAAACGTTTATTAACTCCTGGGTTGGGTTCTACTCTTCTGAAGGCACCTTGGATCATAAGACCTGGCAATGGGCTGTAAAGTTCTCTGAGGAAAGCCGCTCAGATTTGGAAGAAATATCTGAGTATGATGTCTATGTGTACAAGTCTCGTATGACCATGTCTCCTGGGGTCCAGGCCAGATTCATACTGGAGAAATCTGGGGGTGAAAAGGCACGCACTCCACCCTGGGAGAGACTTGTCCAGAGGTGA